Proteins from a genomic interval of Alphaproteobacteria bacterium:
- a CDS encoding iron ABC transporter permease, with amino-acid sequence MSIAASHKMAAVPLDGWTITSLAIAGAAMVPIAAVIGLAFSPGDDIWSHLASTVLPGYIATTLQLMLGVGLGTLLIGVGGAWLVTMCRFPGRRIFEWALLLSMAMPAYVIAYVYTDVLEYAGPAQGTLREIFGWTTRRDYWFPEIRSLGGATAMMTLVLYPYVYLLSRAAFIEQSVGVLEASRVLGRGPWQSFFFVALPLARPGIVIGLSLVLMETLNDFGTVDFFAVNTFTLGIFDVWMNMNNVAGAAQLASVLLLFVMVLVLTERFARRKQRFHHTTTKYQALPGYRLSGGRAALATTACLIPVLFGFLLPTGVLVSLALQHFDAALSAEILVHAANSVKLSALAGLMAVVVAIVMAYSVRLKGGRLLRAVTRLAGMGYAVPGAVLAVGVMVVLGALDNRIDALARQSFGISTGLLFSGTIAAVTFGYLVRFLALALGTVEASLGKITPSMDGASRSLGHGAMSTMRRVHLPLMRASLLTAVLLVFVDCMKELPMTIILRPFNFSTLATFVHQYASDEQLGEAALAALGIVGVGIVPVVLLSLAIGRSRPGPEQNQGQEE; translated from the coding sequence GACGGCTGGACCATCACCTCGCTGGCCATCGCCGGGGCCGCTATGGTTCCCATCGCGGCAGTCATCGGGCTGGCCTTTTCGCCGGGCGACGACATCTGGTCGCACTTGGCCTCGACGGTGCTGCCGGGCTACATCGCCACGACCTTGCAGTTGATGCTGGGGGTTGGCCTGGGCACGCTGCTGATCGGCGTCGGCGGGGCCTGGCTGGTGACCATGTGCCGCTTTCCCGGGCGGCGCATTTTCGAATGGGCCTTGCTGCTCTCGATGGCCATGCCGGCCTACGTCATCGCTTACGTCTACACCGATGTCCTGGAATATGCCGGCCCGGCGCAAGGGACGCTGCGCGAGATTTTCGGCTGGACCACCAGGCGCGACTACTGGTTCCCCGAGATCCGCTCGTTGGGCGGCGCCACCGCCATGATGACGCTGGTGCTCTACCCCTATGTCTATCTGCTCTCCCGGGCCGCCTTTATCGAGCAATCGGTGGGCGTGCTGGAGGCCAGCCGGGTGCTGGGCCGGGGGCCCTGGCAGAGTTTCTTTTTTGTCGCCCTGCCGCTGGCCCGGCCGGGCATCGTGATCGGCTTGTCGCTGGTCCTGATGGAGACGCTGAACGATTTCGGCACGGTCGATTTCTTTGCCGTCAACACCTTCACGCTGGGCATCTTCGACGTCTGGATGAACATGAACAACGTCGCCGGGGCGGCCCAGTTGGCCTCGGTGCTGCTGCTCTTCGTGATGGTCCTGGTACTGACCGAGCGCTTTGCCCGGCGCAAGCAGCGCTTCCATCACACCACGACCAAGTACCAGGCCCTGCCCGGCTACCGCCTGAGCGGCGGCCGTGCCGCCCTGGCCACCACGGCCTGCCTGATCCCTGTGCTGTTCGGATTCCTCTTGCCCACCGGCGTGCTGGTCTCGCTGGCGCTGCAACATTTCGACGCCGCCCTCTCGGCCGAGATCCTGGTCCACGCCGCCAACAGCGTCAAACTCTCGGCCCTGGCCGGTCTCATGGCCGTCGTCGTAGCCATCGTCATGGCCTACAGCGTGCGCCTCAAGGGCGGGCGCCTGCTGCGGGCCGTGACGCGGCTGGCCGGCATGGGTTATGCGGTGCCGGGCGCCGTTTTGGCGGTTGGCGTCATGGTGGTGCTGGGGGCTCTCGACAACCGCATCGATGCCTTGGCCCGCCAGAGCTTCGGCATCTCCACCGGGCTGTTGTTCAGCGGCACCATCGCTGCCGTCACCTTCGGCTATTTGGTGCGCTTCCTGGCCCTGGCGCTGGGCACCGTCGAGGCCAGCCTGGGCAAAATCACGCCCAGCATGGACGGTGCTTCGCGCAGCCTGGGCCACGGCGCCATGAGCACCATGCGCCGCGTCCACCTGCCGCTGATGCGGGCCAGCCTGCTGACGGCGGTGCTGCTGGTCTTCGTCGACTGCATGAAGGAACTGCCCATGACCATCATTCTGCGGCCCTTCAATTTCTCGACGCTGGCCACCTTCGTGCACCAGTACGCCTCGGACGAACAGCTTGGCGAAGCGGCCCTGGCGGCGCTCGGCATCGTCGGCGTGGGCATCGTGCCGGTGGTGCTGCTGAGCCTGGCCATCGGCCGCTCGCGGCCGGGCCCGGAACAGAATCAGGGGCAAGAGGAGTAG